TGTAGGACAACCTCGCTATACGCCACCACACTCGTGTGATATGTAAGACATCCTCGCTATACGCCACCACTCTCGTGTGATGTGTAGGACACCCTCGGTATACGCCGTCGCTCTCGTGTGATTTGTAAGACACCCTCGCCATACCCCACCACTATCGTGTGATATGTAGGACATCCTCGCTATACGCCACCACTCTCGTGTGATATTTAGGACACCCTCGCTATACGCCACCACTCTCGTGTGTTATGTAGGGCATCCTCGCTATACGCGACCACTCTCGTGTGATATGTAGGACAACCTCGCTATACGCCACCACACTCGTGTGATATGTAAGACATCCTCGCTATACGCCACCACTCTCGTGTGATTTGTAAGACATCCTCGCTATACGCCACCACTCTCGTGTAATATGTCGGACACCCTCGCTATACGCCATCACTATCGTGTGATATGTAGGACATCCTCGCTATACGCCATCACTCTCGTGTAATATGTAGGACACCCTCGCTATACGCCACCACTCTCGTGTGATATGTAGGACACCCTCGCTATACGCCACCACTCTCGTGTGATATGTAGGACACCCTCGCTATACGCCACCACTTTCGTGTGATATGTAGGACATCCTCGCTATACGCCATCACTCTCGTGTGATATGTAAGACACCCTCGCTATACGCCACCACTCTCGTGTAATATGTAGGACACCTTCGCTATACGTCACCACTCTTCTGTAATGTGTAAGAAACCCTTGCTATACGCCAACACTATATTTTTATAGGAAACTTTCGCTGCACGTATGAAATGATAATGTATCATTGAAAAAGGCCATTGCTGCATAACAATGATTACAAGCCAGTGTTTTATTAACGGAATTATATTGTTTCCATATTTAATAATCGTGTCGAAATAACCCATCGAGATAACCTATTGTTTAGGGGTTTATGATTTGTATCGTAGATCGCCCTCGTCTTCCCATAGCAAGGAACACACACTTCTGCGGATTAAACGATAACCCGCTGTGGTTTAGGATTTGTGTGACCCATGGTAGATGGTTATTTGCCAGGGGCTCCTGCAAATACATCCGGTAAAGACATCCCATTGTTATGGCTTGCGGTGCTAAGCTCGTCAAGTGAATCGTTGGTTGATGACATGTTTCTAAAGATGTGCACAGACCCATTCCGATCTCTCCGGTAACCTGGTATCTGACATTGCTCCCCCAGAGGAGGTGGGCTATGGCGGCAGGCTCGCAAAGTAATCAATGACCAAATACCACTGAGAAACACCTTGTAAGTTTTTTTTGAAATGGCGGTTGTGAAGACCGAAGAGAAACGGGTTTAACGCGCTGTTTAGGTACCCCATAGTCAGGAGTATAAGACCCTCTGCATAAGAATCGGAGCTGtagcaagattggcaaataatGTTGATAAAACTATATATTGTAAATGGCATCCAACAGCAGATAAATGAACACACAATCACCGAAACTGTTTTGACGGCTCGCGTGTTTTTGAATAATAGTTTTCTCTGTTTTTCTTCTGTGCGCGATTCGCGCTTATTGGCCTGGCCAGGTCTTCGTTGAAATCGGGGTAGCAGTGAACTCGCATTTCCACATGGGTCGCGTTGGCACTGGTTTGCTTGCTTGTGTGAGGTTTTGTAGCATAGTCGGTAAATTTGGATGTAGAGCCCACAAAGAACTAGTAAAGGGACGAAGAAATTGACTACAGGGCTTAGAAGACTATAACTAGGCGACATATTGAATAAGCACTGGCCTTGCACTACGTTTGACGGGTAAATCTTCCAGCCCATAACCGGAATCAAAGAGAAAAGTAAACAGTAGATCCAGATAATTGAGATAATCAGCACAGCGCGTCCTGTCATGAATGGAGACTGCTTGAATCGGTTCAAGGGGTCGCTTAATTCCTAGCGATCAATCGAGAGAGCGAGTAGATTCCGAGTATGGATGTCGGGACCATCATGAGATACAGAGTGGTCCATAGAATGCACAAGAACTCTCCATATTTCCAGGAATAGTCACTCAAAATCTGTATCACATCGAAAGGCACGACGACTGCTGCCGTGAATAGGTCAGAAACGGCAAGGCTGACAATGAAGTAAGTCGTTGTTGATTTGCGTAGCTTTTTGTTGGCAATAAATGAGGCTACAACCAGTAGATTGCCAGCCAAAGCAATGACAATAATGATACTGTTGGCTTCGACGATGCCATGCGCTGCAACTGGAGGGCGGCTCGATGACCAAACTGTCGGTCGAGTTGTTCATTGTTTGGTTCTCAGATGCCCTAGAATAAATTGTTGTTAACACCCCCGAGAGTTGTGAGCGAAAATTATCCTTCCTGGTCTGGTTgtaatactaataataatagtacTTATTAGCGATATTTGGTACTAGGAGATATTTGATTATGCCAAGGAATTTTATCACATTACCAGGAAGAATATTTATGTAACCGTATTTGCATAAAGCGTTAAATGCTCGGACTGTATATTCTGGAAAATATCTATGAATCTCTGTGTATTTCACAACGACAGTGCTTTCATGTCTTGGAatcataaattcaaattttttgCAATAATCCTCTTACATATTTTTCCCTTTGAGGTAAACCGACTATCGCTTTCTGATTAAGTGGTTGCTTTTTGTCACTTTCTAACAAATGAGCAAAAGGGCCTCTAACAAAAATAGCCGTTCCATAACGAACACCGAATCTAATATACAAAATTATATGATTCACTTCTAATAAATTAACAAAAGATCGCATTGACTAACTAATTGGACTAAATGGTGTAGGAGattaataaatgaataaaagaaaatggatTTGTGAACGTGGAGGTTTGGAAAGATCACTTCGTATACGCCAATACAAAAGCTTGCACTGAGAAGAACTGAGAAGAACAAATGAGCAAAAGGGCCTCTAACAAAAATAGCCGTTCCATAACGAACACCGAATCTAATATACAAAATTATATGATTCACTTCTAATAAATTAACAAAAGATCGCATTGACTAACTAATTGGACTAAATGGTGTAGGAGtttaataaatgaataaaagaaaatggatTTGTGAACGTGGAGGTTTGGAAAGATCACTTCGTATACGCCAATACAAAAGCTTGCACTGAGAAGAATCTTACCTCATTTAGGATAATTCCCTAAAttctgtttgtttatttttcctgCTTCAGTCAGGATTACGAATGACCCAACTGTCTCTCTCCTCTATCTCTTCAGCCGTATTCAAAACCTCTTGAGTTGATaatattgttattttaccACTCAAATCCAGGAAATCTAGTAGCTTTTCAGTCATTAAAATCCGCAGGTTAACGATAGAGGTCAAAACCAGAGGAAACCAAAAGCGTTTATGAAAACACACAACATCTAAAACCAGAAAGTATTGGCAGCCAGCAATGTTCGGAGAATATTGTCGCCCCGTCAAGAAATTTATGATCTGAGTAAGAGCAACACGGAAAAAGAACACCTTAGCAAGCCAACGACTATCAAACTATATTACAATCCGCTTGGACCACTTTTCCTTAACCATTTTACTGGGACAAATAATAGATGACCTATAACAATATCGTGTTTACTGCAAAAACCTTTGATGTCTACCGCAGTAAATGAAGCTGTTGatatatatagatttaggcactgtctaaaagcggagccagctttATTACCCTATTTTCATATTGGGAATCTTTGGGCAGTTTAGGGGTATGACCCCCTGAAGAACAGAGCTTCTAGACTAGAATTTCTtttgagaataaaaaaagagatccaTAATAATAACATTCACCTCAGTCTATATGATTTAAAAAGACTAAAGTGCTGTATGcttaactcccccccccccccccccccccccacacacacacacacttttttcATACATGTAACTTGTTTAAAATGCACGGTCCAAGctggattttattttatctcagCTATTTCTCCCACCGTAATGAAATGCTGGACCTCCTCCCAATCACCACTTCTTTTGCagcttaacaaaaaaatattgctgatattttagttttatttattaacagTGCTCTGTGTAGCTTCAtttgatagacaactgatactGAACAGATATTTCCTATTTTACATTTCTACAATTAAATAATCTAACATATATGCCTTGTCGTGTACAGCATTACTCAGTTTTTTTGTTGAGTACAGCTTAAAAGGTCAAGAGACTTCAGCAGATGTTTGCGGCAAGAGAGCCCAACATTTTGCACCCAAAAATACCTATGTAAAATTTTCAGCCATTTTTTAAACACAGTACAGGTACAGGTTCTAAATTGCTGAAAGATGCAACTATTAATCTTTGTGAatacaaatatttcaattcaCTATCCTTTTCCTACTTCAGTCTAACAGCACAGTTATATCATTCTTAAATGTTAACCTCCCAGTTAAAACATCAGACAAAGTTAGCATAGATAAGAAAAGAGAAATCACATTTGACAGCATGTattgaggggggagggctcCTCCTAAAATAGTCAGATGGGGTTGTTTGttcttaacccattgaccccatcttaacccattgactcctggctatttttgagctgaatttacaaaaaacagactgaaaacagatacatCCCCctctattctgagttttatacagcccgtcaaagtcaaacacagctgcacctagccagcggtatccaagctttccaacagtgctttgaggtccccacttttaatccctcgtcgttgtgctgaagccagcacaagttgatggttgcttgtatttttcatcaaaaatacagctatgagcatattaggagagtgtctcaggacatcatgaagtcttttggggcataattgagtgctttgcttacggatatttgcaagcaaaggtggattcatgatgtttttttcttgtttggctttgcctggatgagaaaataattttcttatgaatcaccacagctctcctaaatgctgtcttttctgaaaccaaattgattccaaaattgtttacactgctattctgggtctgtatgacctggaattgatttgtttggcttcggggtgaaaagacttataaaaaaccatctgactttggggagaggagtgttgactggccctcccctcgtgaattttcctctggatctcccagaatgctttgcaatacgtaaagacatcttcatggttgtacaatccttcaaggagtggacattgtgttttgaggccatggtaatgtacctggaggatcagaataaaggtatctatttgtgtcttgagctgtgtttgctgatctctctcccttgtgtggtattttgagcgttttattgagaggggtgattctgcttttctctccttgtttgatttgagatttgtcaaagaacctgtgctattatttggcttaagagtagatgccaacaccttggttggatgcatatctgcaatatcatttatcccttagactgatgcctgagtatcttcatcttgttgtgtttattttgcatttatgaattttttgggttgtgggtacttcccaaagccggtacaggccggttgaggcgTCAATGTGTTAAGGGTAAGAAATTATGCTACCTGCCTTtccttagggagtgttcaaaATGCTTAGAGAAAGAAATTGCTTCTGTATTTATGGGAGTCTCTTTGGGTAAATGGGAATGGTAAACAGTAATTTTATCCAATAACAGATATGGCAAAGACGCAGAAATGTAGGTTCAGAAATGTAGGGCAATATCAACCAAACATATTTTTCCCAGGGGAAGAATGTAGATTGactgaaaaggaaaaacatattttaaagGGCAGAAAGGAAAGCTAAATATTTTGCTAAATATGCTTCTCATTATCCATGTCTTCATACAGTCTCACATCATGGCTTTTGGGTATTAACAGTTCAcctgaatcagaaaaaaatcgttcgttattatttcaattttctaattttcttaaaacatgaGGACAAACATAGAGGAAAACAAATGATTAGATTAGTATCCTTACCAAACAGAAACAGACAACAGATCAATATTGGCTTTGTatgagaaagaaagagagacaTTTTGACGTTTTTGTGTATTTAACATAAAATTTGGGACAAAAACAGCATAGGCAGGAGATAAAGAAGAGAGAAAGACTTTGTAAGGATGATTGCgaaatgctttttatttttcctaacaCATTTGCCAATATATAGCGAATGAATTCTCAATTAAATAAGCTTAATGATACATAGTTTTACCAACACAACTGTGTATACATGAGTCGTCAAGGTCGTTCTTACCTGAGCTAGATAGATAAGTCTAGATTTgtagatgtatttttcttatttgtatTGAGGAAAAGTTTCTTTTACGATTATAACAGAACTGGGAAGCCGTTTTAGTGCGCGCCTAAATAGCATCCAATCAGCGTTCAAGAAATTGATctctcagccaatcaaaaACACAGTGGAAGCAAGATGATTGAATAGTGACACCGGGAAAATCAGAGAAGTTGTAAAACGACAAAAATCGTTTTGTTTGAGGATTATTATCAGAAATATTTGCAAACAAGAATAATTATACTTAAAAGGAATATGACAGGAGTTACGATTCATATATTCTATTCACACTATTTTGAATTGAAATTTTCGTGCGGAACTCACCTTGACTGTCCATGTTGTTTGCCTTGTGGTGTTCGTTCGTTTAGCAGAACAATTCCGTATTTATCATATATTTATcataaataaaacttttctattttcatttttgctcTGTAACATCATAATGAGAATAGTAGTGCAGAGCCTCGACAATTCCCTGATAAATGCTGCTGGTTTTGTAGCCTTTTCGTTAAACCATTAAGTTTATAACCACCGCACCAGGTGAAGAAATCGAGCCGATATTCAAAGCTTGTAAGAACAAAGCAGTAGACAGATGTATCCCTCAAATTCTTATTTTCATACGGCCATTTGACTGGATAATTAGTTGCATTTTCTCTATTAAACACTTTTCTCGTCAATTCTTCCCTGCCAGCTTGTGCTCCGTTGATCGTTTGATGTCGAAAGTCAGAATAGGcttagtcccccccccccggctttccaagccccccccccacctcctgTCGGAGCCAGTCTGTCATTGGTTTAGAGTGATCAATCAATTAGCTGGCCTAGTTGCATGAGCTGGTCACGTGAGTGGTACAGCCAGCTGACAGCGTgtgacatgacgtcattgaccacaaaTTTTGAGTCGCCTAGTTTATGACCAATTTCTATAcatatggagctccgcgcgcggccggCTCCGCTACAAGACCAGCCTTTGACTTGAcgtttttttctcctttttacTACTATCTATTCTACAAATAGATGCTTTCCTTTATTATTACAACTATTTCTCAATTATCAACAACTTTAAAACTCCGTTTTTCTGGGTGATGCGTTTTGTTCGTTTTTTAGAAGAGGTTAGAACACGAGTCTAGACCAGgtttcccctcccccacgcCTTCTGACGCTCGCGCTACTGTTGAAAATCATACAGATCCTTCTCAGTCAGGAAAGTCGAGGGAGCGCAAGGAATTGGAGGGCTGAGTCGAGCAAAAATGCCAGGACAAAATGGCCATTCAAAATTATAACACAGAAAATGTTTGGCCCTAATAATAACGTATTAAAGTGGATATAAGGTCCACAAAAGTTAAAAGTATAGTTTGATTTACTGCATTACTTTAAATCTAAAATACTGCCCTCGGGGCCCGACTATTGCACAGTCCTCCGAGCTTCCCTTAGCTGATCCTTTtctcaaatttaaaaataaaacgttCTTCTTTGGAATGACTTATTTTTATATGACTTGCTATTCGGTGTAATTCGCCTTCTTCTGAATGTATATGGcgaaacaaaaacatatcCTGAGGAATTAGGTGCTAAGTTAACGCCTTGACCGCCAGATGATTAACTAAGTTTTTACGGAGAAAAGAGGCAATATGAGGCCGAATGGAATAATCGAGTTGGACAGTAACGAATAAGTCTGttcataaaaatatatattcataAGACCAAAGTTATTTATATGCGagatgagaaaataaaatagatatatatttttctcgGGACTAATTTAGGACGTAGCCTTGCAGGTGGATAGGTCATCTTGCATCAAAGCCTTAAAGTCACATTTTTATTGATAATTTCCAATCCTTCTTTCTTTAAAAGCTCCTTAGAGATGTCAAATAAATTACCATAGCATTATGACTCCATACTTTATTTCAAGCTGAGGATTAAGTTACAAAATAAATAGTTAAGGTGGGGCAATAACAAATACAAAAGCTCTCTTAAACATAGTCATTTTCCTTATCTTTTTCTATTTCCTTAATTTAATTAGGCCACATGCACATACATCCAGATGGTACATTagggatgacgtcatcgtacCACGTGCTACAGTCGTGGCTAGGCTTTCGTATAAAGTGCAAGTCCTTGTATACGGTAACGCAATCCATGATGCCATACACGCACTCAGGGAGGCCCCGCGCGCCAACACGACCGCTGCACTCCACTCTGTTGTAGCTGTCGGGGACGAACGTGTGAGGTGTGTTGAAGTAGTTTGCCGGGTCCAGGGTTTGCTCTGTTGTTGCGCACGGAGGAATATGGTTGGGAAATTTCGGACGGATTTGCGACAAGAACAAGTTTGATGGCGCTCTTAGCACCCGATGTGTCGGCCTGAAATAAGTCATGTTAGAGTAAAAGTacacaaaagacaaaagacaCATACAAGATACTAGTAAAACTGTTTATAACTCCGCCTCTTACAttcttatattatattcttCTTACAAGGCATATATAACATAAAACACATACAAGAATATCATTTTCGTCAGAGCAATACTTTTATATGGCTTACTCCTTTTTTTCTACAGTATAACATTTGCCATTGTACACTTGTGTCCAAAGCACAAGTAAGATTAGAAATGGGGTGAAAGAGAATGAGTAGATAAATTTAAGAATGAACTAATGATGGAATCATGACTAGATGGTGTATTACCTATTGACGTGCTGCTCCATGAAAAATCCCTTTTGATCTTGTCCCTTCACTATTCTGATATCCTTTTTAACCATTTCAAAATTACCAATTTCATTTAGTGATGATTTGGAATCCACTAGCGGCGTTCCCATGACACTTGACAGCAGAATGGCGATCGCTGCTGAAAACACTGCAGCCTTTGAAACAGCAAAACATCGTCTCAGGCAAAGATTAGACATAGTGAGCGAGTACTTTGGTAGATTAATTGCAATGCCTACGTTGGTTAATGCCAAATGCTTTTATAAACCTTCTCATTAATTTTTCAAACTCAAATTAAGAATGGATAGAATTTCACGCCTTAATTGTCCATTAAGTTCTATCTGTTTACGCCTGCCAGGAAACTTTAGTTTTTTTGGGCCAGTATATTCAAGTATCCAGATTCTTACCTTATAGATAGccattttttccttttcttcgtGTTGTGTTTTTCCAGTTTGTCTATCTTGCTTCAAGTTATTGTACTATATATACATAAACCTGAGTCCATTCTATTGACAATAACGGTGGCATCATACCGCCTCAAAGTGACTCTAGAGCTAGATTATAAACAGTATGCTTAAAGCAGctttcaataaacttttatctTGAAGTGCTTGCTCTGCGAAGCCGGCAGGTTCACGTGTGTGTAAGCTATTTGCACGCACAAGTGCATGAAGGAGGTACAAGTGTCTAATTTGGTGGAACGACTAACGTTTACATAACCATATCATTGTTAGAGGTGCGTGTGCTATCTCAGGCGTGTAGTTACGCGGGCCCGAGGTTCGCAGCCTCCCGCTAGAATGCCAAAACGTTGGCCATTTCTTATCAAAGGATTGCTAAATAATATTCCACTTTTCCCGTATTATCTATGACTGACCCCACTACCCCATCTTCAGCAAGGTAGCGCACCTGTTTTTGGCGGTGTTAATTAAAGCGAAGACACACTTTGCGGCGAAACGCGTAGGCTTTAATGCTAAAAGTAGATAACTCTGAAGTAAACCTGAAAAATGCAATCAATGTTTGTATGATAAAATGACACGGTAGAAGAGGACGGAAATTAACCAATCATCTGATATCTGATCTCGTGATCCATCCACCATTTAGCACTTCTTCGTTCTGTAAAAAGTCTTGTTAGGAAATC
The sequence above is a segment of the Nematostella vectensis chromosome 2, jaNemVect1.1, whole genome shotgun sequence genome. Coding sequences within it:
- the LOC116604263 gene encoding uncharacterized protein LOC116604263 isoform X2 codes for the protein MAIYKAAVFSAAIAILLSSVMGTPLVDSKSSLNEIGNFEMVKKDIRIVKGQDQKGFFMEQHVNRPTHRVLRAPSNLFLSQIRPKFPNHIPPCATTEQTLDPANYFNTPHTFVPDSYNRVECSGRVGARGLPECVYGIMDCVTVYKDLHFIRKPSHDCSTWYDDVIPNVPSGCMCMWPN
- the LOC116604263 gene encoding uncharacterized protein LOC116604263 isoform X1, which codes for MSNLCLRRCFAVSKAAVFSAAIAILLSSVMGTPLVDSKSSLNEIGNFEMVKKDIRIVKGQDQKGFFMEQHVNRPTHRVLRAPSNLFLSQIRPKFPNHIPPCATTEQTLDPANYFNTPHTFVPDSYNRVECSGRVGARGLPECVYGIMDCVTVYKDLHFIRKPSHDCSTWYDDVIPNVPSGCMCMWPN